Proteins co-encoded in one Synechococcus elongatus PCC 6301 genomic window:
- the petC gene encoding cytochrome b6-f complex iron-sulfur subunit, with amino-acid sequence MTQVSGASDVPSMGRRQFMNLLTFGSVTGVALGALYPVVNYFIPPSSGGSGGGVAAKDALGNDVVLSKFLADHNVGDRTLVQGLKGDPTYLVVESSEAIGDYGINAVCTHLGCVVPWNASENKFKCPCHGSQYDATGKVVRGPAPLSLALAHVSVTDDKVFLSPWTETDFRTGDNPWWA; translated from the coding sequence ATGACTCAAGTATCGGGAGCTTCAGACGTCCCCAGCATGGGGCGTCGGCAGTTCATGAACCTGCTGACCTTCGGCTCAGTCACAGGTGTCGCCCTGGGTGCCCTTTACCCCGTGGTGAACTACTTTATTCCGCCTTCCAGTGGTGGTAGCGGTGGCGGTGTCGCAGCCAAGGATGCGCTTGGCAATGATGTCGTCCTCTCTAAGTTTTTGGCTGATCACAATGTGGGCGATCGCACCTTGGTACAAGGTCTGAAGGGTGACCCCACCTATCTTGTGGTCGAAAGTAGCGAAGCGATCGGCGACTACGGCATCAACGCAGTTTGCACCCACTTGGGCTGCGTGGTGCCTTGGAACGCTAGCGAAAACAAATTTAAGTGCCCCTGCCACGGTTCGCAGTACGACGCAACCGGCAAAGTGGTCCGTGGTCCCGCACCGCTGTCCTTGGCGCTGGCTCACGTTTCCGTGACCGACGACAAAGTCTTCCTCTCGCCCTGGACCGAAACCGACTTCCGCACCGGCGACAACCCCTGGTGGGCTTAA
- a CDS encoding methyltransferase family protein has protein sequence MALFQRWGFDWKHWYRGDRGEYWLLAQLVLLVALVLVPRWAIPIAADWIVWRWAIAIPFLIMGAGLAIAGLRFLGDSLSPLPAPHAESTLVQTGIYAWIRHPLYSGLMIGSLGWAIALWSLSQAAVSLALIGVLIGKARLEERWLRDRYSDYVDYQTRVKAFIPGLI, from the coding sequence ATGGCTTTGTTTCAGCGTTGGGGCTTTGACTGGAAGCATTGGTATCGGGGCGATCGCGGTGAGTATTGGCTTCTGGCGCAACTCGTCTTGTTGGTGGCCCTCGTTTTGGTTCCCCGCTGGGCCATCCCGATCGCAGCAGATTGGATTGTTTGGCGATGGGCGATCGCAATTCCCTTCCTGATCATGGGAGCTGGACTGGCGATTGCCGGTCTGCGCTTTTTGGGAGATAGCCTCTCGCCGCTTCCGGCACCCCATGCAGAATCAACCCTGGTGCAAACTGGGATCTATGCTTGGATTCGTCATCCGCTCTACAGCGGCTTGATGATAGGCAGTCTTGGTTGGGCGATCGCGCTTTGGAGTCTTAGTCAGGCAGCAGTCAGCCTCGCCTTAATTGGGGTTCTGATTGGGAAGGCGCGGCTAGAAGAACGATGGTTGCGCGATCGTTATTCCGACTACGTCGACTACCAAACTCGCGTTAAAGCTTTTATTCCGGGCCTGATTTAG
- a CDS encoding potassium channel family protein, translating to MKWHFLRLSLERPYNQLLFILVAIISVGIIFKINPIATIAVSFILFSSLLQVIKIARPSLQTSKSLLRFSLLTFSIIVINELGVLQPFPGLSEIFRFVTLIALSVFLSLVIILLIKTLMHESQVTADLVKGGICIYFLVAILWSLLYEAIAVFDPLAFLILPEHKDNNPYVYFSFITLTSTGFGDILPINPVAKLLASFEAMFGQLYLAIVIARLVSLYSSQNSSDS from the coding sequence ATGAAGTGGCATTTTCTTAGACTTTCCCTGGAACGCCCCTACAATCAGCTATTGTTTATTCTTGTTGCGATAATCTCTGTTGGGATTATCTTCAAGATCAACCCAATTGCAACAATTGCTGTTTCTTTTATCCTGTTTAGCAGCTTGCTACAAGTCATCAAAATTGCACGCCCCTCACTGCAGACATCCAAGTCCCTACTTAGGTTTTCCCTATTAACTTTCAGCATTATTGTCATCAATGAATTAGGAGTTCTACAACCCTTTCCCGGTCTTAGTGAAATTTTTCGATTTGTTACCCTTATCGCCCTATCAGTTTTTTTGAGTCTTGTAATTATACTGCTGATCAAAACTCTAATGCATGAGTCGCAAGTCACTGCCGACCTCGTCAAAGGAGGTATTTGTATCTATTTTTTAGTTGCAATTCTTTGGTCGCTCCTCTATGAGGCGATCGCTGTTTTTGATCCTCTCGCTTTCTTGATATTGCCGGAGCACAAAGACAATAATCCTTATGTTTACTTCAGCTTTATCACGCTGACCAGCACAGGCTTCGGGGATATTTTGCCAATCAATCCGGTTGCAAAACTGCTAGCTAGCTTTGAAGCAATGTTTGGGCAACTCTATCTGGCGATCGTGATTGCTCGTTTGGTCAGTCTTTACAGCAGTCAAAATTCGTCGGACTCCTAG
- the petA gene encoding cytochrome f, producing MNMRFSPKALVRQLGRLSLVACLSLGLLGAADWLQPQAAAAYPFWAQENYASPREATGKIVCANCHLAKKPTEVEVPHSVLPDTVFKAVVKIPYDRSSQQVLGDGSKGGLNVGAVLMLPDGFKLAPEDRISEELKEEIGNVYFTNYSADQENIILVGPLPGDDHQEIVFPVLSPDPAKDKNVFFGKYQIHVGGNRGRGQVYPTGQKSNNGVYTASAAGVIDAVTETASGYDIVIRKADGSTVTDAVPAGPSPIVAVGSEVAAGAALTNDPNVGGFGQIDTEIVLQSSNRVLGVIAFFFAVMLAQIMLVLKKKQVEKVQAAELNF from the coding sequence ATGAACATGCGTTTTTCTCCAAAAGCTCTTGTGCGCCAACTGGGTCGCCTGAGCTTGGTTGCCTGCCTCAGCCTGGGACTGTTGGGTGCTGCAGACTGGCTCCAGCCTCAAGCAGCGGCAGCCTATCCCTTCTGGGCCCAAGAAAACTACGCTTCGCCGCGGGAAGCGACCGGCAAAATTGTCTGTGCGAACTGCCACTTGGCTAAAAAGCCAACCGAGGTGGAAGTGCCTCACTCCGTTCTGCCCGACACCGTTTTCAAAGCGGTTGTCAAAATCCCCTACGATCGCTCCTCGCAGCAGGTCTTGGGTGATGGCAGCAAGGGTGGCCTGAACGTCGGTGCTGTTTTGATGCTGCCCGACGGTTTCAAACTGGCGCCTGAAGACCGCATCTCCGAAGAACTGAAAGAAGAGATCGGCAACGTCTACTTCACCAACTACTCGGCAGACCAAGAAAACATCATCTTGGTGGGCCCGCTGCCTGGCGATGACCATCAAGAGATTGTCTTCCCGGTACTTTCGCCCGATCCAGCCAAAGACAAAAACGTCTTCTTTGGTAAGTATCAAATTCACGTCGGCGGCAACCGTGGCCGTGGTCAGGTCTACCCTACCGGTCAAAAGAGCAATAACGGCGTTTACACCGCTTCTGCAGCTGGTGTGATCGATGCGGTCACCGAAACGGCTAGCGGCTACGACATCGTCATCCGTAAGGCAGATGGTTCGACCGTGACCGACGCAGTGCCGGCTGGCCCCAGCCCGATCGTGGCAGTGGGTTCGGAAGTTGCAGCTGGCGCAGCGCTGACCAACGATCCGAACGTCGGTGGCTTTGGCCAAATCGATACCGAGATCGTGCTGCAAAGCAGCAATCGGGTCTTGGGTGTGATTGCTTTCTTCTTTGCTGTGATGCTGGCGCAGATCATGCTGGTGCTCAAGAAGAAACAAGTCGAGAAAGTGCAAGCTGCTGAGCTGAACTTCTAG
- a CDS encoding nitrate reductase catalytic subunit has protein sequence MFDLSKFLPVITPLMIDTAKTLCPYCGVGCGLEAVPPAQPGRATVRDREGTPIWQIRGDRQHPSSQGMVCVKGATVAESVSKSRLKYPMFRASLDDPFTEISWDEALDRLCDRIQQTQADYGKDGICFYGSGQFQTEDYYIAQKLVKGCLGTNNFDTNSRLCMSSAVSAYSLCLGSDGPPACYEDLDLADCLLIVGSNTAECHPILFNRYRKRHKQGGTNLIVVDPRCTPTAEVADLHLALKPGSDVALLNGLGWLLYQMGYVKKDFIANQTEGFEDWLAIIEDYPPQRTAELTGLAVAELVRAADLIASAQRWLSLWSMGVNQSIQGTAKATSLINLHLLTRQIGLPGCGPFSLTGRPNAMGGRETGGLAHLLPGYRKVIDPQHRADVETIWGLPMGSISPQPGRTAWQMIEGLEQGAVGFLWVAATNPAVSLPDVKRAQAALKRSPFTVLQDAYHPTETTTYAHLLLPAAQWSEKTGTMTNSERRVTLCQAFRQPPGEARADWQIFAEVGRRLGFAFDYTDAAAVFAEYVQVTAGRLCDLSGLSHELLAQAGPQQWPFPAGAEPTTESKRLYTKHHFAYADGRARFQPFHHLGVAEPPDDRYPLVLTVGRLYGHWHTQTRTGRIDKINKLHPSAFVEIHPRDADRYNISEGQAVVIRSRRGEGCFPAKVTTAISPGVLFVPMHWGALWGDRTEANALTHPAACPISGEPELKACAVQIEAASSTFTI, from the coding sequence ATGTTCGATCTCTCGAAGTTTCTGCCGGTCATCACTCCACTCATGATCGATACCGCCAAAACCTTGTGCCCTTACTGCGGTGTGGGCTGTGGACTGGAAGCTGTCCCCCCGGCACAACCCGGCCGAGCCACGGTCCGCGATCGCGAGGGCACACCGATCTGGCAGATTCGGGGCGATCGGCAACATCCCTCCAGTCAGGGAATGGTCTGCGTCAAAGGCGCAACGGTGGCGGAATCTGTCAGCAAAAGCCGGCTGAAATATCCAATGTTCCGGGCCAGTCTCGACGACCCATTCACGGAAATTAGCTGGGACGAAGCCCTCGACCGCCTCTGCGATCGCATCCAACAGACGCAGGCCGACTACGGCAAAGACGGTATCTGCTTCTACGGCTCCGGCCAGTTTCAAACTGAAGACTACTACATCGCCCAAAAGCTGGTGAAAGGTTGCCTCGGCACCAATAATTTCGATACCAACTCGCGACTCTGCATGTCCTCAGCGGTGTCGGCTTACAGTCTTTGCCTGGGTAGCGATGGCCCACCCGCCTGCTACGAAGATCTTGATCTAGCAGACTGCCTGCTGATCGTGGGCAGCAATACAGCGGAGTGCCACCCGATTCTCTTCAATCGCTATCGCAAGCGCCATAAACAGGGTGGCACCAACCTGATCGTCGTCGATCCACGCTGCACACCAACGGCTGAGGTTGCCGATCTCCACCTGGCACTCAAGCCCGGCAGCGATGTCGCCCTGCTCAACGGCTTGGGCTGGCTGCTCTACCAAATGGGCTATGTCAAAAAGGACTTCATTGCCAACCAGACCGAAGGCTTTGAAGACTGGCTAGCGATCATTGAGGACTATCCACCCCAGCGCACAGCAGAACTGACGGGACTGGCAGTCGCTGAGCTGGTGCGAGCCGCCGACTTGATTGCCTCAGCTCAGCGCTGGCTCTCGCTTTGGTCGATGGGCGTCAATCAGTCGATTCAGGGTACGGCGAAGGCGACCAGCCTGATCAACCTGCACCTCTTGACCCGCCAAATTGGTTTACCAGGCTGTGGTCCTTTTTCCTTAACTGGCCGACCAAACGCCATGGGCGGTCGTGAAACGGGTGGGCTCGCGCATCTGTTACCGGGCTATCGCAAGGTCATCGATCCCCAGCATCGTGCTGATGTGGAGACGATTTGGGGACTGCCGATGGGCAGTATTTCGCCTCAACCCGGTCGTACCGCTTGGCAGATGATCGAAGGCCTGGAGCAGGGTGCAGTGGGCTTCCTTTGGGTAGCAGCGACCAATCCAGCAGTCAGTCTGCCGGATGTGAAACGGGCTCAAGCAGCCCTGAAGCGATCGCCTTTTACCGTTCTCCAAGACGCCTACCATCCCACCGAAACCACAACCTACGCCCACCTCCTTTTACCCGCTGCTCAATGGAGCGAGAAAACGGGCACGATGACCAACTCCGAGCGGCGAGTGACGCTTTGCCAAGCCTTTCGCCAGCCCCCCGGGGAAGCCCGAGCCGATTGGCAAATTTTTGCGGAAGTGGGACGGCGCTTAGGGTTTGCCTTTGACTACACCGATGCGGCTGCCGTCTTTGCAGAGTATGTGCAGGTGACAGCGGGTCGGCTCTGTGACCTCAGCGGCCTGAGTCATGAGTTGCTGGCGCAGGCGGGACCTCAACAGTGGCCATTTCCAGCGGGAGCAGAACCGACGACCGAAAGTAAGCGCCTCTACACGAAACATCACTTTGCCTATGCCGACGGTCGTGCCCGTTTCCAGCCTTTTCATCACTTGGGAGTAGCAGAGCCACCCGACGATCGCTATCCCTTGGTGCTGACAGTGGGACGACTTTACGGCCACTGGCATACTCAAACCCGGACCGGCCGCATCGACAAAATCAACAAGCTGCATCCCAGCGCATTTGTCGAAATTCATCCCCGCGATGCCGATCGCTACAACATCAGTGAAGGGCAAGCTGTTGTGATTCGATCGCGACGCGGAGAAGGCTGTTTTCCGGCCAAGGTGACAACGGCAATTTCACCAGGAGTATTGTTTGTGCCGATGCATTGGGGGGCACTATGGGGCGATCGCACGGAGGCTAATGCCCTCACCCATCCGGCAGCTTGTCCCATTTCTGGCGAACCAGAACTCAAAGCTTGTGCTGTGCAGATTGAAGCAGCGAGTTCAACCTTCACAATCTAA